Proteins found in one Herbiconiux sp. A18JL235 genomic segment:
- a CDS encoding LacI family DNA-binding transcriptional regulator: MTTPDAPAAASTPVPSGDAPAHTPTLEAPARTHTLQEVAVEAGVSLATASNALSGNRGVSAAMRDRVFEAAKRLGYPRGGTTRGRKTERMTVGIVLPDVRNPAYAELAHAFEREGQQREWSLVLASSDYEPEKELEALARLVQSTDGVVLSPSRPPRSGIHLLQASPVPIVACDEPADSPLIGASVRTDNFGGGRAAAHHLVDAGGTRFGMLGGAGYLPSTEERREGFLAGLADRGVSASAVHIVGDVYGMDGGQAAMNELLELDPAVDAVFAVSDMHAVGALFEAQQSGRSVPGDLLLCGYDGIGWTRKISPTITTIRQDWPAVATRALDYLAAMMRGEPGGRAIIPVTLLPGESTHR; the protein is encoded by the coding sequence ATGACCACACCCGACGCCCCCGCCGCCGCTTCCACACCGGTCCCCTCCGGCGACGCACCCGCTCACACCCCCACCCTCGAGGCCCCCGCGCGCACCCACACCCTCCAGGAGGTGGCCGTCGAGGCCGGTGTGAGCCTCGCCACGGCGAGTAACGCGCTCTCGGGCAACCGCGGCGTGAGCGCGGCCATGCGCGACCGGGTCTTCGAGGCGGCGAAGCGCCTGGGCTACCCGCGCGGCGGCACGACCCGCGGGCGCAAGACCGAGCGCATGACGGTCGGCATCGTGCTGCCCGACGTGCGCAACCCCGCCTACGCCGAGCTCGCCCACGCCTTCGAGCGCGAGGGCCAGCAGCGCGAGTGGTCGCTGGTGCTGGCGAGCAGCGACTACGAGCCCGAGAAGGAGCTCGAGGCCCTCGCCCGCCTGGTGCAGTCGACCGACGGCGTGGTGCTGTCGCCGAGTCGCCCTCCGCGCTCCGGCATCCACCTGCTGCAGGCGAGCCCGGTGCCGATCGTCGCCTGTGACGAGCCCGCCGACTCGCCGCTGATCGGCGCCTCCGTGCGCACCGACAACTTCGGTGGCGGCCGTGCTGCGGCCCATCACCTGGTCGATGCGGGCGGCACGCGCTTCGGCATGCTCGGCGGCGCCGGCTACCTGCCCTCCACCGAGGAGCGAAGGGAGGGGTTCTTGGCCGGTCTCGCCGACCGGGGCGTCAGTGCATCCGCCGTGCACATCGTGGGCGACGTCTACGGCATGGACGGCGGCCAGGCAGCCATGAACGAGCTCCTCGAACTCGACCCCGCCGTCGACGCGGTGTTCGCGGTGAGCGACATGCACGCCGTCGGCGCACTGTTCGAGGCGCAGCAATCGGGCCGTTCGGTGCCGGGCGACCTGCTGCTCTGCGGTTACGACGGCATCGGCTGGACGCGCAAGATCTCCCCCACCATCACCACAATCCGCCAGGACTGGCCGGCCGTCGCGACCCGCGCGCTCGACTACCTCGCCGCCATGATGCGCGGCGAGCCCGGCGGCCGCGCCATCATCCCCGTCACCCTCCTCCCCGGCGAGTCCACCCACCGCTGA
- a CDS encoding creatininase family protein, protein MSPHPARASRPLRSPEVSGVAARGGVALQPVGATEQHGPHLPVTTDSLIAEALATRAAALLPDDLPAWLLPTLAYGLSPEHAGRPGTVSLSTTTLLALCLDLGRAVAASGLGTLIFVNAHGGNPDLLRVACRDIRADSGVRAHVVHAPALPLPDELVERMREPAFDIHAGFYETSVMLALHPETVDLAAAQPDGLAVRSALRGLEQVSLFGGVSLPWFTDDLSVSGTIGDPTGADASWGEAALAAHSTALARAVEELARFEYPPLRGAPA, encoded by the coding sequence GTGTCGCCGCACCCCGCCCGAGCCTCTCGCCCCCTCCGCTCCCCCGAGGTGTCGGGCGTCGCGGCGCGGGGCGGCGTGGCCCTCCAGCCCGTCGGAGCCACCGAGCAGCACGGCCCGCACCTCCCCGTCACCACCGACTCCCTCATCGCCGAGGCCCTCGCCACGCGCGCCGCGGCCCTGCTGCCCGACGACCTCCCCGCGTGGCTGCTCCCCACTCTGGCCTACGGCCTCTCGCCCGAGCACGCCGGGCGCCCGGGAACCGTCTCGCTCTCCACCACCACCCTCCTCGCGCTCTGCCTCGACCTCGGCCGCGCCGTCGCGGCCAGCGGCCTCGGTACGCTGATCTTCGTGAACGCGCACGGAGGGAACCCCGACTTGCTCAGGGTCGCCTGCCGCGACATCCGTGCCGACAGCGGTGTGCGCGCCCATGTCGTGCACGCCCCCGCGCTCCCCCTTCCCGACGAGCTGGTCGAACGGATGCGCGAACCCGCCTTCGACATCCACGCCGGCTTCTACGAGACCAGCGTCATGCTGGCCCTCCACCCCGAGACCGTCGACCTCGCGGCGGCCCAGCCCGACGGTCTCGCCGTGCGCTCCGCCCTCCGCGGACTCGAGCAGGTCAGCCTCTTCGGCGGCGTCTCCCTGCCATGGTTCACCGACGATCTCTCGGTCTCGGGCACCATCGGCGATCCCACGGGCGCCGACGCGTCCTGGGGCGAGGCGGCTCTCGCCGCCCACTCGACAGCCCTCGCCCGAGCCGTCGAGGAGCTCGCCCGCTTCGAGTACCCGCCGCTCCGCGGAGCCCCGGCATGA